A genome region from Rhodanobacter thiooxydans includes the following:
- a CDS encoding FTR1 family iron permease, producing MGAVALLVFREVLEAALIVSVVAAATRGVMRRGWFIGGGIALGVFGAVLVALSADLLASAFSGAGQELFNAIVLLAAVLMIGWHVLWMSSHGRELSRQMRELGSAVHSGASSLGLLLAVVALAVLREGSEVVLFLYGMRAGGAGHLWTGLAIGTAAGAALGFALYAGLLRIPMRHFFGVTNGMLVLLAAGLASTAARYLIQADLLPAWGNQLWDSSWLLGNGSVPGQTAHILIGYDAQPAGMQLVFYGLTLVLLWMGARFAKRQPSTQTADGRAITHPVG from the coding sequence ATGGGAGCCGTAGCCTTGCTGGTGTTTCGTGAAGTGCTGGAGGCGGCGCTGATCGTCAGCGTGGTGGCGGCTGCCACCCGCGGCGTGATGCGGCGTGGCTGGTTCATCGGCGGCGGGATCGCGCTGGGAGTGTTCGGTGCCGTACTGGTGGCGCTGTCGGCCGACCTGCTGGCCTCGGCATTCAGCGGTGCCGGGCAGGAACTGTTCAATGCCATCGTGCTGCTGGCCGCGGTGTTGATGATCGGCTGGCACGTGCTGTGGATGTCCAGCCACGGCCGCGAACTGAGCCGGCAGATGCGCGAGCTGGGCAGCGCGGTGCACAGTGGCGCCAGTTCGCTGGGGCTGCTGCTGGCAGTGGTGGCGCTGGCGGTGCTACGCGAGGGCTCCGAGGTGGTGCTGTTCCTGTACGGCATGCGCGCCGGCGGTGCCGGTCACCTGTGGACCGGCCTGGCGATCGGTACGGCGGCTGGTGCGGCGCTGGGGTTTGCGCTGTACGCGGGCCTGCTGCGCATCCCGATGCGGCACTTCTTCGGCGTCACCAACGGCATGTTGGTGCTGCTGGCGGCGGGACTGGCCTCGACGGCCGCGCGCTACCTGATCCAGGCCGACCTGTTGCCGGCCTGGGGCAACCAGCTGTGGGACAGCTCGTGGCTGCTCGGCAATGGCTCGGTACCAGGCCAGACCGCCCACATCCTGATCGGTTACGACGCGCAGCCGGCCGGCATGCAGCTGGTGTTCTACGGGCTGACCCTGGTCTTGCTGTGGATGGGTGCGCGATTCGCCAAGCGCCAACCCTCAACCCAGACCGCGGACGGCAGGGCGATCACGCATCCGGTCGGCTGA
- a CDS encoding acyl-CoA thioesterase has protein sequence MNPTKTTDTAGAGEPNAEAGQPLHVASLSVRWRDLDAFNHVNNSSYLTYLEEARLQWLSHVPGPWFDEHAMPVMAASQVNYRHPIAWPAQLQVQLFCERMGNSSMTIAHRVIDAERPDQLYCDGHVVMVWTDPASGKPVPVPEAIRSAVG, from the coding sequence ATGAACCCCACCAAGACCACCGACACCGCCGGCGCGGGCGAACCGAATGCCGAGGCCGGCCAGCCGCTGCACGTCGCCTCGCTCAGCGTGCGCTGGCGTGACCTCGACGCGTTCAACCACGTCAACAACTCCAGCTACCTCACCTACCTGGAAGAGGCGCGGCTGCAGTGGCTGAGCCACGTGCCCGGGCCGTGGTTCGACGAGCATGCGATGCCGGTGATGGCTGCCAGCCAGGTCAACTACCGCCACCCCATCGCCTGGCCCGCGCAACTGCAGGTGCAGCTGTTCTGCGAGCGCATGGGCAACAGCTCGATGACGATCGCGCACCGGGTAATCGATGCCGAACGCCCCGACCAGCTGTACTGCGACGGCCACGTGGTGATGGTGTGGACGGACCCGGCCAGCGGCAAGCCGGTGCCGGTGCCCGAGGCGATCCGCAGCGCCGTGGGATAA
- the rpmA gene encoding 50S ribosomal protein L27 produces the protein MAHKKAGGSTRNGRDSNPKYLGVKIYGGQAIEAGNIIVRQRGTQFHPGTGVGLGRDHTLFALVDGKVEFKVSGAKNRRFVSVVQA, from the coding sequence ATGGCACACAAGAAGGCAGGTGGTTCCACCCGCAATGGTCGCGATTCGAACCCGAAGTACCTCGGCGTGAAGATCTACGGTGGCCAGGCCATTGAGGCCGGCAACATCATCGTGCGCCAGCGCGGCACCCAGTTCCACCCGGGTACCGGTGTGGGCCTCGGCCGTGACCACACGCTGTTCGCGCTGGTCGACGGCAAGGTCGAATTCAAGGTCAGCGGCGCCAAGAACCGCCGCTTCGTCAGCGTCGTGCAGGCATAA
- a CDS encoding DUF2059 domain-containing protein, producing MHTWIRIGALLWLLVFCGVAAAVAPSEQQVRDLFKVMRVEQTLGQMNTQMAAQMRQKLPCVPAEYWQGFVDGDGATAVAQRMVPVFQRHFSGEEIEGLLKFYRSPLGQKVLTEMPAAMAEATQVGQQWGQERTRTMLQELQKKGSLDAQGRCPAVPEAAESETKPATRPVKKHVRHKPVHHHKPAAKPKPKSRPAAVLAPAKSAASAQS from the coding sequence ATGCACACCTGGATCCGGATCGGCGCCCTGTTGTGGCTGCTCGTCTTCTGCGGGGTCGCCGCTGCGGTGGCGCCCAGCGAGCAGCAGGTGCGCGACCTGTTCAAGGTGATGCGGGTGGAGCAGACCCTCGGCCAGATGAACACGCAGATGGCGGCGCAGATGCGGCAGAAACTTCCCTGCGTGCCGGCGGAGTACTGGCAGGGGTTCGTCGATGGCGACGGCGCCACCGCCGTGGCGCAGCGCATGGTGCCGGTGTTCCAGCGCCATTTCAGCGGCGAGGAAATCGAAGGATTGCTCAAGTTCTACCGCTCGCCGCTGGGCCAGAAGGTGCTGACCGAAATGCCGGCGGCCATGGCCGAGGCGACCCAGGTGGGCCAGCAATGGGGACAGGAGCGCACCCGCACGATGCTGCAGGAGTTGCAGAAGAAGGGCAGCCTCGACGCACAGGGGCGCTGTCCGGCCGTGCCGGAGGCTGCCGAGAGCGAGACCAAGCCAGCGACCCGGCCGGTGAAGAAGCACGTCCGGCACAAGCCCGTTCACCATCACAAACCGGCAGCCAAGCCCAAGCCCAAGTCCAGGCCGGCGGCGGTGCTGGCTCCGGCAAAGTCTGCGGCGTCGGCCCAGTCCTAG
- a CDS encoding acetyl-CoA C-acyltransferase yields MSDVNVVIVGAKRTAIGSFLGQFTGVPTPKLGATAIRAALEQSGVAPADVSEVIMGCVLPANLGQAPARQASLGAGLPTSTGCTTINKVCGSGMKAIMLGHDLIRAGSAAVVVAGGMESMTNAPHMVQARTGIRYGDGQLVDHMAWDGLTNPYDGKSMGLFGELCADKYHFTREQQDAFAIESVNRAKAAQQNGGFAGEIVPVTVSGRKGDVVVDTDEQPGRSDVAKVPSLKPAFRKENGTITAASSSSISDGAAAVVLLSADDANKRGLKPLARIVAHATHSQEPEWFTTAPVSAIQKVLDKAGWKVGDVDLFEINEAFAVVAMAPMKELGIPHDKLNVNGGACALGHPIGASGARLVVTLLNALKTRGLKRGVASLCIGGGEATAIAVECIG; encoded by the coding sequence ATGTCGGATGTCAACGTCGTCATCGTCGGTGCCAAGCGCACCGCCATCGGCTCCTTCCTCGGCCAGTTCACCGGCGTGCCCACCCCGAAGCTCGGTGCCACCGCGATTCGCGCGGCGCTGGAGCAGTCGGGCGTGGCTCCCGCCGACGTCAGCGAGGTGATCATGGGCTGCGTGTTGCCCGCCAACCTGGGCCAGGCGCCGGCGCGCCAGGCCTCGCTCGGTGCCGGTCTGCCGACCAGCACCGGCTGCACCACGATCAACAAGGTGTGCGGCTCGGGCATGAAGGCGATCATGCTGGGTCATGACCTGATCAGGGCCGGCTCGGCGGCCGTGGTGGTCGCCGGCGGCATGGAGTCGATGACCAACGCCCCGCACATGGTGCAGGCGCGCACCGGCATCCGCTACGGCGACGGCCAACTGGTCGACCACATGGCCTGGGACGGCCTGACCAACCCCTACGACGGCAAGTCGATGGGCTTGTTCGGCGAACTGTGCGCCGACAAGTACCACTTCACCCGCGAGCAGCAGGATGCGTTCGCCATCGAGTCGGTCAACCGGGCCAAGGCGGCACAGCAGAATGGCGGCTTCGCCGGCGAAATCGTGCCGGTGACGGTGAGCGGCCGCAAGGGCGACGTGGTGGTCGACACCGACGAGCAGCCCGGTCGTTCCGACGTGGCCAAGGTTCCCTCGCTGAAGCCCGCCTTCCGCAAGGAGAACGGCACGATCACCGCCGCCAGCTCGTCCAGTATCTCCGACGGCGCCGCCGCGGTGGTGCTGCTGTCGGCCGACGATGCGAACAAGCGCGGCCTGAAACCGCTGGCGCGCATCGTGGCGCACGCCACCCACTCGCAGGAACCGGAGTGGTTCACCACCGCGCCGGTCAGTGCGATCCAGAAGGTATTGGACAAGGCCGGCTGGAAGGTTGGCGATGTCGACCTGTTCGAGATCAACGAGGCGTTCGCCGTGGTCGCGATGGCCCCGATGAAGGAGCTCGGCATCCCGCACGACAAGCTCAACGTCAACGGCGGCGCCTGCGCGCTCGGGCACCCGATCGGCGCCAGCGGCGCGCGGCTGGTGGTGACCCTGCTGAACGCGCTGAAAACACGCGGCCTCAAGCGCGGTGTCGCCTCACTGTGCATCGGCGGCGGCGAGGCGACGGCGATCGCGGTGGAATGCATTGGCTGA
- the uvrA gene encoding excinuclease ABC subunit UvrA, producing MDTIRIRGARTHNLKNIDLDLPRDQLIVITGLSGSGKSSLAFDTIYAEGQRRYVESLSSYARQFLSMMEKPDVDHIEGLSPAISIEQKSTSHNPRSTVGTITEVYDYLRLLYARVGTPRCPDHGTPLEAQTVSQMVDATLALDPEQRYMLLAPVIRERKGEHVQVFEQLRAQGFVRTRVDGAVYDLDAVPPLGLRIKHTIEVVVDRFRPREDIKQRLAESFETALRLGDGLVILANMDVPGAPEQMLSSRYSCPVCDYSLPELEPRLFSFNSPIGACPACDGLGVTQVFDPARVVGHPELSLASGAVRGWDRRNAHYFQLILSLAAHYGFDVDTPWNKLPADVQKAILYGSGKDRIAFRYITERGGKVTREHAFEGILPNLERRYKETESAAVREELAKYISDQPCPACEGQRLNRSARNVFVADHALPALTHRSIDDALAFFEELKLTGWRGEIAVKIVKEIRERLTFLNDVGLNYLTLDRQADSLSGGEAQRIRLASQIGAGLVGVMYVLDEPSIGLHQRDNERLLGTLTRLRDLGNTVIVVEHDEDAIRMADHVLDIGPGAGVHGGEVVAQGTVQDMLDSPRSVTGQFLSGVRAIEVPKERRQPIDDDSWLRLNGASGNNLKNVDLAIPAGLFTCVTGVSGSGKSTLVNDTLFRLAAAELNGAGTQAAPYQSVQGLQLFDKVVDIDQSPIGRTPRSNPATYTGLFTPLREMFAQVPEARARGYTPGRFSFNVRGGRCEACEGDGMLKVEMHFLPDVYVPCDVCHGKRYNRETLEVLYKGHTIADVLDMTVEDALKLFENVPTIARKLDTLRAVGLDYIKLGQSATTLSGGEAQRVKLSKELSKRDTGNTLYILDEPTTGLHFHDIEQLLDVLHQLVDQGNTVVVIEHNLDVIKTADWVVDLGPEGGAGGGRILVAGTPETVAATAESHTGHFLAPHLRPAKPKKPDAVTRIKAATKHIASADKYKPMRGRKKSS from the coding sequence ATGGACACCATTCGCATCCGCGGCGCACGCACGCACAACCTCAAGAACATCGACCTCGACCTACCCCGCGACCAGTTGATCGTCATCACCGGCCTGTCCGGTTCCGGCAAATCCTCGCTGGCCTTCGACACCATCTACGCCGAGGGCCAGCGCCGCTACGTGGAATCACTGTCGTCCTACGCACGGCAGTTCCTGTCGATGATGGAGAAGCCCGACGTCGACCACATCGAAGGCCTGTCGCCGGCGATCTCGATCGAGCAGAAATCCACCTCGCACAACCCGCGCTCCACCGTCGGCACCATCACCGAGGTGTACGACTACCTGCGCCTGCTGTACGCCCGCGTCGGCACGCCGCGCTGCCCCGACCACGGCACGCCGCTGGAGGCGCAGACGGTGAGTCAGATGGTCGACGCCACCCTGGCGCTGGATCCGGAGCAGCGCTACATGCTGCTGGCGCCAGTGATCCGCGAGCGCAAGGGCGAGCACGTGCAGGTGTTCGAGCAGCTGCGTGCGCAGGGCTTCGTGCGCACCCGCGTCGACGGCGCGGTGTACGACCTGGATGCGGTACCGCCGCTGGGGCTGCGCATCAAGCACACGATCGAGGTGGTGGTGGATCGCTTCCGCCCGCGCGAGGACATCAAGCAGCGCCTGGCCGAATCGTTCGAGACCGCGCTGCGCCTGGGCGACGGACTGGTGATCCTGGCCAACATGGACGTGCCAGGCGCGCCCGAACAGATGCTGTCCTCGCGCTACTCCTGCCCGGTCTGCGACTACTCGCTGCCGGAGCTGGAGCCGCGGCTGTTCTCGTTCAATTCGCCGATCGGCGCCTGCCCGGCCTGCGACGGCCTGGGCGTGACCCAGGTGTTCGACCCGGCGCGCGTGGTCGGCCACCCGGAGCTGTCGCTGGCCAGCGGCGCGGTGCGCGGTTGGGACCGGCGCAACGCGCACTACTTCCAGCTGATCCTGTCGCTGGCCGCGCACTACGGCTTCGACGTGGACACGCCATGGAACAAGCTCCCTGCAGACGTCCAGAAGGCCATCCTGTACGGCAGCGGCAAGGACCGGATCGCGTTCCGCTACATCACCGAGCGCGGCGGCAAGGTCACCCGCGAGCATGCATTCGAGGGCATCCTGCCGAACCTGGAGCGGCGCTACAAGGAAACCGAGTCCGCCGCCGTGCGTGAGGAACTGGCCAAGTACATCAGCGACCAGCCCTGTCCTGCCTGCGAAGGTCAGCGGCTGAACCGCTCGGCGCGCAACGTGTTCGTCGCCGACCACGCGCTGCCCGCGCTCACCCACCGCTCGATCGACGACGCACTGGCGTTCTTCGAGGAACTGAAGCTCACCGGCTGGCGCGGCGAGATCGCGGTGAAGATCGTCAAGGAGATCCGCGAGCGGCTTACCTTCCTCAACGACGTGGGCCTGAACTACCTCACCCTGGACCGCCAGGCCGACTCGCTCTCCGGCGGCGAGGCGCAGCGCATCCGCCTCGCCTCGCAGATCGGCGCCGGCCTGGTCGGCGTGATGTACGTGCTGGACGAGCCGTCGATCGGCCTGCACCAGCGCGACAACGAGCGCCTGCTCGGCACGCTGACCCGCCTGCGCGACCTCGGCAACACGGTGATCGTGGTCGAGCACGACGAGGACGCGATCCGCATGGCCGACCACGTGCTCGACATCGGCCCCGGCGCCGGCGTGCACGGCGGCGAGGTCGTGGCGCAGGGCACGGTGCAGGACATGCTCGACTCGCCGCGCTCGGTCACCGGCCAGTTCCTCTCCGGCGTGCGCGCGATCGAGGTGCCGAAGGAGCGTCGCCAGCCGATCGACGACGACTCGTGGCTGCGCCTGAACGGCGCCAGCGGCAACAACCTGAAGAACGTCGACCTGGCGATTCCCGCCGGGCTGTTCACCTGCGTCACCGGCGTGTCCGGCTCAGGCAAGTCGACGCTGGTCAACGACACCCTGTTCCGGCTCGCTGCCGCCGAACTCAACGGCGCCGGTACGCAAGCAGCTCCGTACCAATCGGTGCAAGGCCTGCAGCTGTTCGACAAGGTGGTCGACATCGACCAGTCGCCGATCGGCCGCACGCCACGCTCCAATCCGGCCACCTACACCGGCCTGTTCACCCCGTTGCGTGAAATGTTCGCGCAGGTGCCGGAAGCGCGCGCACGCGGCTACACGCCGGGGCGCTTCAGCTTCAACGTACGCGGCGGCCGCTGCGAGGCGTGCGAGGGCGACGGCATGCTCAAGGTGGAGATGCACTTCCTGCCCGACGTCTACGTGCCCTGCGACGTCTGCCACGGCAAGCGCTACAACCGCGAGACGCTGGAAGTTCTGTACAAGGGCCACACCATTGCCGACGTGCTCGACATGACGGTGGAGGACGCGCTGAAGCTGTTCGAGAACGTGCCGACCATCGCGCGCAAGCTCGACACGCTGCGCGCCGTCGGCCTCGATTACATCAAGCTGGGGCAGAGCGCGACCACGCTGTCCGGCGGCGAGGCGCAGCGCGTGAAGCTGTCCAAGGAGCTGTCCAAGCGCGACACCGGCAACACCTTGTACATCCTCGACGAGCCCACCACCGGCTTGCACTTCCACGACATCGAGCAGTTGCTCGACGTGCTGCACCAGCTGGTCGACCAGGGCAACACCGTGGTGGTGATCGAGCACAACCTGGACGTGATCAAGACCGCCGACTGGGTCGTCGACCTCGGCCCCGAGGGCGGCGCCGGCGGCGGCCGCATCCTGGTTGCCGGTACGCCGGAGACCGTGGCCGCCACTGCCGAATCGCACACCGGCCATTTCCTTGCGCCGCACCTGAGGCCCGCCAAACCGAAGAAGCCGGACGCCGTCACGCGGATCAAGGCGGCCACCAAGCACATTGCCTCAGCCGACAAGTACAAGCCGATGCGCGGCAGGAAGAAATCGTCATGA
- the rplU gene encoding 50S ribosomal protein L21: MSYAVIKTGGKQYRVQQGDVLRVELLTADEGATVSFDQVLLVGSGESVTVGAPVIAGATVSATVRKHGRADKIRIIKFRRRKHYKRQQGHRQHFTEIEITGINA, from the coding sequence ATGAGTTATGCAGTCATCAAGACCGGTGGCAAGCAGTACCGTGTGCAGCAGGGCGACGTGCTGCGCGTGGAGCTGTTGACCGCCGATGAAGGCGCCACCGTGAGCTTCGACCAGGTGCTGCTGGTCGGTTCCGGCGAGTCGGTCACCGTCGGTGCGCCGGTCATCGCGGGCGCCACCGTCAGCGCCACCGTGCGCAAGCACGGCCGCGCCGACAAGATCCGCATCATCAAGTTCCGCCGCCGCAAGCACTACAAGCGTCAGCAGGGCCATCGTCAGCATTTCACCGAAATCGAGATCACGGGCATCAACGCCTGA
- a CDS encoding carboxyl transferase domain-containing protein: MSVIASQIDPRSAEFQASSRQLRAVADDLQRELTRSAEGGGAKAREKHVARGKLLPRERIRALLDPGSPFLELSPLAAHGMYDDAAPAAGIITGIGRVNGIEVVVVANDATVKGGTYFPMTVKKHLRAQEVALENNLPCIYLVDSGGAFLPLQDEVFPDKEHFGRIFYNQARMSALNIPQIAVVMGSCTAGGAYVPAMSDETIIVREQGTIFLGGPPLVKAATGEVVDAETLGGADVHTSVSGVADHYAENDAHALSIARDIVGHLNRRKGMPLALRAPVEPKYPAEELYGVIPQDTRRPFDIREVIARVVDGSEFHEFKARYGKTLVCGFAHIHGYPVGIVANNGILFAESALKGAHFIELCNQRNVPLVFLQNITGFMVGRKYEQAGIAKDGAKMVTAVACSHVPKFTVVIGGSFGAGNYAMCGRAYGARFLWMWPNARISVMGGEQAASVLATVKRDGIEARGGEWSAAEEAAFKAPIREQYERQGHPYYASARLWDDGIIDPVDTRRVLGLAISASLNAPIEPQRYGVFRM; the protein is encoded by the coding sequence ATGAGCGTCATTGCATCGCAGATTGATCCGCGTTCTGCCGAGTTCCAGGCCAGCAGCAGGCAATTGCGCGCCGTGGCGGACGATTTGCAGCGCGAACTGACGCGCAGCGCGGAAGGTGGCGGAGCGAAGGCGCGCGAAAAGCACGTTGCCCGCGGCAAGTTGCTGCCGCGCGAGCGCATCCGCGCCCTGCTCGATCCCGGTTCGCCATTCCTGGAACTCTCGCCGCTGGCCGCGCACGGCATGTACGACGACGCCGCGCCCGCCGCCGGCATCATCACCGGCATCGGCCGGGTCAACGGCATCGAGGTGGTGGTGGTCGCCAACGATGCCACGGTCAAGGGCGGCACCTACTTCCCGATGACGGTGAAGAAACACCTGCGCGCGCAGGAAGTGGCGCTGGAAAACAACCTGCCCTGCATCTACCTGGTCGACTCCGGCGGCGCCTTCCTGCCGCTGCAGGACGAGGTGTTCCCGGACAAGGAACATTTCGGGCGGATCTTCTACAACCAGGCGCGGATGTCCGCGCTCAACATCCCGCAGATCGCCGTGGTGATGGGCAGCTGCACCGCCGGTGGCGCCTACGTGCCGGCGATGAGCGACGAAACGATCATCGTGCGCGAGCAGGGCACCATCTTCCTCGGTGGACCGCCGCTGGTGAAGGCCGCCACCGGCGAGGTGGTGGATGCCGAGACGCTGGGCGGCGCGGACGTCCATACGTCTGTCTCCGGCGTGGCCGACCACTACGCCGAGAACGACGCGCACGCGCTGTCGATCGCACGCGACATCGTCGGTCACCTGAACCGCAGGAAGGGCATGCCGCTGGCGCTGCGCGCACCGGTCGAGCCGAAATATCCGGCCGAGGAACTCTACGGCGTGATCCCGCAGGACACCCGCCGCCCGTTCGACATCCGCGAGGTGATCGCGCGCGTCGTCGATGGCTCCGAGTTCCACGAGTTCAAGGCGCGCTACGGCAAGACCCTGGTGTGCGGCTTCGCACACATCCACGGCTACCCGGTGGGTATCGTCGCCAACAACGGCATCCTGTTCGCCGAAAGCGCACTGAAGGGCGCGCACTTCATCGAGCTGTGCAACCAGCGCAACGTGCCACTGGTGTTCCTGCAGAACATCACCGGCTTCATGGTCGGCAGAAAGTACGAACAGGCGGGTATCGCCAAGGACGGCGCCAAGATGGTCACCGCCGTGGCCTGCTCGCATGTGCCGAAGTTCACTGTGGTGATCGGCGGCAGCTTCGGCGCCGGCAACTATGCCATGTGCGGCCGCGCCTACGGCGCCCGCTTCCTGTGGATGTGGCCGAACGCGCGCATCTCGGTGATGGGCGGCGAGCAGGCCGCCAGCGTGCTGGCCACGGTGAAGCGCGACGGCATCGAGGCGCGCGGCGGCGAGTGGTCGGCGGCCGAGGAGGCTGCCTTCAAGGCGCCTATCCGCGAGCAATACGAGCGCCAGGGCCACCCCTACTACGCCAGCGCACGGCTGTGGGACGACGGCATCATCGACCCGGTGGACACCCGCCGCGTGCTCGGCCTGGCGATCTCCGCCTCGCTCAACGCGCCGATCGAGCCGCAGCGCTACGGCGTGTTCCGCATGTGA
- a CDS encoding cupredoxin domain-containing protein translates to MQRLLPFVFAMSLPLLASAADVPSYTLTLKDHRYQPSELRIPADTRVRLDLVNQDASPEEFESDDFPAEKIVMPNSRTSLFIGPLKRGHYRFYGDFHQPTAQGTLVVE, encoded by the coding sequence ATGCAGCGCCTGTTGCCGTTCGTGTTCGCCATGTCGCTGCCGCTGCTGGCTAGCGCGGCGGATGTTCCCAGCTACACGCTGACCCTGAAGGACCACCGCTACCAGCCGAGCGAACTGCGCATTCCGGCGGATACCCGGGTCAGGCTGGATCTGGTCAACCAGGACGCCTCGCCGGAGGAGTTCGAAAGCGACGACTTTCCCGCGGAGAAGATCGTGATGCCGAACAGCCGCACCAGCTTGTTCATCGGCCCGCTCAAGCGCGGGCACTATCGCTTCTATGGCGACTTCCACCAGCCCACCGCGCAGGGCACGTTGGTGGTGGAGTAG
- the cgtA gene encoding Obg family GTPase CgtA codes for MKFVDEAQIRVQAGDGGNGCISFRREKFIPFGGPDGGDGGSGGSVWLVADEGLNTLIDFRHQRSFKAQRGENGMGSQMYGKGGEDTTIRVPVGTMVTNVDTDEVIGDLTAHGQRMLVAQGGKGGLGNIHFKSSVNRAPRKATPGTPGDVRELKLELRLLADVGLLGFPNAGKSTFIRAVSAATPRVADYPFTTLHPNLGVVSLGTDQSFVIADIPGLIEGAAEGAGLGIQFLRHVARTSLLLHIVDIAPIDGSDVAGQVRAIEQELQKFNPELLERPRWLVLNKADVLPADERQTVAEKIIAELGWTQPWFLVSAIAREGTMAVCQQVQRFFESLREASVERIDMLPNDVRLRGEAPQG; via the coding sequence ATGAAATTCGTCGACGAAGCGCAAATCCGAGTCCAGGCCGGTGACGGCGGCAATGGCTGCATCAGCTTCCGCCGCGAGAAGTTCATTCCCTTCGGCGGCCCCGACGGCGGCGACGGCGGCAGCGGCGGCTCGGTGTGGCTGGTCGCCGATGAAGGCCTGAACACCCTGATCGACTTTCGCCACCAGCGCAGCTTCAAGGCACAGCGCGGCGAGAACGGCATGGGTAGCCAGATGTACGGCAAGGGCGGCGAGGACACCACGATCCGCGTGCCGGTGGGGACGATGGTCACCAATGTCGACACCGACGAGGTGATCGGTGACCTCACCGCCCACGGCCAGCGCATGCTGGTGGCGCAGGGCGGCAAGGGCGGGCTGGGCAACATCCACTTCAAGAGCTCGGTGAACCGGGCACCGCGCAAGGCCACACCGGGCACGCCGGGCGACGTGCGCGAGCTGAAGCTGGAGTTGCGCCTGCTGGCCGACGTCGGCCTGCTCGGCTTTCCCAACGCCGGCAAGTCCACCTTCATCCGCGCGGTATCGGCGGCGACGCCGCGGGTGGCGGACTACCCGTTCACCACACTGCATCCGAACCTGGGCGTGGTCAGCCTGGGCACCGACCAGAGCTTTGTGATCGCCGACATCCCCGGCCTGATCGAGGGTGCTGCCGAAGGTGCCGGGCTGGGCATCCAGTTCCTGCGCCACGTGGCGCGCACCAGCCTGCTGCTGCATATCGTCGACATCGCGCCGATCGACGGTTCCGACGTGGCCGGACAGGTGCGCGCGATCGAGCAGGAGCTGCAGAAATTCAATCCGGAACTGCTGGAGCGCCCGCGCTGGCTGGTGCTGAACAAGGCCGACGTGCTGCCAGCGGATGAGCGCCAAACCGTGGCGGAGAAGATCATCGCCGAGCTGGGCTGGACCCAGCCGTGGTTCCTGGTTTCGGCGATCGCGCGCGAGGGCACCATGGCAGTGTGTCAGCAGGTGCAGCGCTTCTTCGAGTCGCTGCGCGAAGCCAGCGTGGAACGCATCGACATGCTGCCGAACGACGTGCGCCTGCGCGGCGAGGCACCGCAAGGCTGA